In the Clostridium beijerinckii genome, one interval contains:
- the thiE gene encoding thiamine phosphate synthase yields MKPKIDYSIYLVTDRDLMSTETLEEAVEKAIIGGCTLIQLREKDCSSLDFYNTAVRVKEITDKHNIPLIINDRVDIALAVDAAGVHVGQSDIPAAIVRKVIGNDKILGVSTGSVNEALEAEKNGADYLGVGAMYSTGTKKDADSTSMDELRKIRENVSIPIVVIGGINKDRVKDFKGIGIDGLAIVSAIIAKEDITTAAKELKNEFIKI; encoded by the coding sequence ATGAAACCTAAAATAGATTATAGTATCTACCTTGTAACAGATAGAGATTTAATGAGTACAGAAACTTTAGAAGAAGCTGTGGAAAAAGCTATAATTGGAGGATGTACATTAATTCAATTAAGAGAAAAAGATTGTTCATCACTCGACTTCTATAATACAGCTGTGAGAGTTAAAGAAATTACAGATAAACACAATATTCCATTAATAATAAATGATAGAGTGGATATTGCACTAGCAGTAGATGCGGCTGGAGTGCATGTTGGACAAAGTGATATTCCTGCAGCAATTGTAAGAAAAGTCATAGGAAATGATAAAATCCTTGGAGTTTCAACAGGGTCTGTAAATGAAGCTCTTGAAGCAGAAAAAAATGGAGCTGATTATTTAGGAGTTGGTGCGATGTATTCAACTGGTACTAAAAAAGACGCAGATTCAACTAGTATGGATGAATTAAGAAAAATTAGAGAAAATGTATCTATACCTATAGTTGTAATAGGTGGAATAAATAAGGATAGAGTTAAGGATTTCAAAGGAATAGGAATTGATGGACTTGCAATAGTTTCTGCTAT
- the thiD gene encoding bifunctional hydroxymethylpyrimidine kinase/phosphomethylpyrimidine kinase, translated as MFRALTIAGSDTCGGAGIQADLKAFSANGVYGMSVITAVTAQNTMGVFGIQDINPEMIESQIDVIFEDIRVDAIKIGMVSKIESIKAISKSLRKVDKLPVIVLDPVMISKSGFNLLSKDSKDTLVKELFPLATLITPNLPEAEEILGMKIENLDEMKEAALKLKELGPKAVLVKGGHLEGEATDLLYDGKSFLILKQERINTTHTHGTGCTLSSTIAANLAKNMTIEEAVRSGKEYITCAIEHGFELGKGVGPTNHFYELYKKAGMIE; from the coding sequence ATGTTTAGAGCATTAACTATTGCAGGATCGGATACTTGTGGAGGAGCAGGAATTCAAGCGGATTTAAAAGCTTTCTCGGCAAATGGAGTATATGGAATGAGCGTTATCACAGCGGTAACGGCTCAAAATACTATGGGGGTTTTTGGAATTCAAGATATAAATCCTGAAATGATTGAATCTCAGATAGATGTTATTTTTGAAGATATAAGAGTAGATGCTATAAAAATAGGAATGGTTTCTAAAATTGAATCTATAAAAGCTATATCAAAATCTTTGAGAAAAGTTGATAAACTACCAGTGATAGTTCTAGATCCAGTTATGATTTCTAAAAGTGGATTTAATCTGTTATCGAAGGATTCAAAAGATACTTTAGTTAAGGAATTATTTCCATTAGCAACATTAATAACTCCTAATTTACCAGAGGCAGAAGAAATTTTAGGGATGAAAATAGAAAACTTAGATGAAATGAAGGAAGCGGCCTTGAAACTTAAAGAACTTGGTCCGAAGGCAGTTTTAGTTAAAGGGGGGCATTTAGAAGGGGAAGCAACAGACTTGTTATATGATGGAAAGAGCTTTCTTATTCTAAAACAAGAAAGAATAAATACTACCCATACTCATGGAACAGGATGTACTTTATCTTCAACTATAGCAGCAAATTTGGCTAAGAATATGACAATAGAGGAAGCGGTTAGAAGTGGTAAAGAATATATAACATGTGCAATCGAACATGGTTTTGAGCTTGGTAAAGGTGTAGGCCCTACTAACCATTTTTACGAGCTATATAAGAAAGCAGGAATGATTGAATAA
- the thiM gene encoding hydroxyethylthiazole kinase, with translation MSNEISIKIGSLLNEVRNKKPLVHNITNYVTVNDCANILLAIGASPIMADDIKEAADITKISSALVINIGTLNERTIESMIASGKKANELNIPVVFDPVGAGASEFRNSTTKRLLEEVKISVLRGNMSEIKFISGLGSTTKGVDASENDARTGNDEGIDVAKNLAKKLQCTVAITGATDIISDGERVVILENGTKMLSNVTGTGCMTTALIGAFCGAGSDYFIGAVSGIISMGISGEIALDKAGKIGTGSFHIAIIDAISNLTSNIIEKMNKIKEI, from the coding sequence ATGAGTAATGAAATATCAATTAAAATAGGAAGTTTATTAAATGAAGTTAGGAATAAGAAACCACTTGTGCATAATATAACAAATTATGTTACAGTTAATGATTGTGCGAATATTTTACTTGCAATAGGTGCATCACCAATTATGGCTGATGATATAAAAGAAGCAGCGGATATTACTAAGATTTCATCTGCCCTTGTAATAAATATTGGAACATTAAATGAGCGAACTATTGAATCTATGATTGCATCTGGTAAGAAAGCAAATGAATTAAATATTCCAGTCGTTTTTGATCCAGTTGGAGCAGGAGCATCAGAATTTAGAAATTCAACAACAAAGAGATTATTAGAAGAAGTGAAAATAAGTGTTTTACGTGGAAATATGTCTGAGATTAAATTTATAAGCGGATTAGGCTCTACAACTAAGGGAGTTGATGCCTCAGAAAATGACGCAAGAACAGGAAATGATGAGGGAATAGATGTAGCTAAAAACTTAGCTAAAAAACTTCAGTGTACTGTAGCCATTACAGGTGCAACAGATATTATATCTGATGGAGAAAGAGTAGTTATACTTGAAAATGGAACTAAGATGTTATCTAACGTCACAGGAACAGGCTGCATGACAACTGCATTAATTGGAGCGTTTTGTGGGGCAGGTTCAGATTATTTTATAGGAGCAGTTTCTGGTATCATTTCAATGGGAATATCGGGTGAAATTGCTTTGGATAAAGCAGGGAAGATTGGAACAGGAAGTTTTCATATTGCAATTATAGATGCCATAAGCAATTTGACTTCTAATATCATTGAAAAGATGAATAAGATAAAGGAAATATAA
- the thiC gene encoding phosphomethylpyrimidine synthase ThiC produces the protein MNYKTQMEAAKKGIVTKEMKIVAEKERISEEKLMKLVAEGKVAIPANINHKSLSPEGIGDGLRTKINVNLGISGDSVDYCREMEKVKMAVDFGAEAIMDLSNYGKTQEFREKLIEYSPAMIGTVPMYDAIGYLEKDLLDIKAKDFLDVVLAHAKAGVDFVTIHAGINKRTVSIFKEDKRRLNIVSRGGSLLFAWMEMTGNENPFYEYYDELLDILREYDVTISLGDAMRPGCIDDSTDAGQITELIELGLLTKRAWEKDVQVMIEGPGHMAMNEIAANMQIEKRLCHGAPFYVLGPLVTDIAPGYDHITSAIGGAIAATHGANFLCYVTPAEHLRLPDLSDVREGIIASKIAAHAADIANGLPGARDRDDAMADARQKLDWEEMFKIAIDGKKAREYFESVPPEDMHSCSMCGKMCAVRTTNRILNGDKVELLDQK, from the coding sequence ATGAATTATAAAACACAAATGGAAGCAGCTAAAAAAGGTATAGTTACAAAGGAAATGAAAATAGTAGCGGAAAAAGAAAGAATTTCAGAAGAAAAATTAATGAAACTTGTTGCAGAAGGTAAAGTAGCTATACCGGCTAATATCAACCATAAATCACTTAGCCCTGAGGGGATTGGTGATGGATTAAGAACAAAGATAAATGTAAACTTAGGGATATCAGGAGATTCGGTTGATTATTGCAGAGAGATGGAAAAAGTAAAAATGGCAGTTGATTTTGGTGCAGAAGCAATAATGGATTTAAGTAATTATGGGAAGACTCAAGAGTTCAGGGAAAAGCTTATAGAATATTCTCCAGCTATGATAGGAACAGTTCCTATGTATGATGCAATTGGATACCTTGAAAAAGATCTTTTAGATATAAAAGCTAAAGATTTTCTTGACGTGGTGTTAGCTCATGCTAAAGCTGGGGTTGATTTTGTTACTATTCATGCAGGAATAAATAAAAGAACAGTTTCGATATTTAAAGAAGATAAGAGAAGATTAAATATAGTATCAAGAGGTGGGTCATTGCTATTTGCATGGATGGAGATGACAGGAAATGAGAATCCATTTTATGAATACTATGATGAATTACTTGATATACTAAGAGAATATGATGTAACAATAAGTCTTGGAGATGCTATGAGACCTGGCTGTATTGATGATTCAACAGATGCTGGACAAATTACAGAACTTATAGAGTTAGGATTATTAACAAAAAGAGCTTGGGAAAAAGATGTACAAGTTATGATAGAAGGACCAGGTCATATGGCAATGAATGAGATTGCAGCTAATATGCAAATTGAAAAAAGATTATGCCATGGGGCACCTTTCTATGTACTAGGCCCTCTTGTTACAGATATTGCACCTGGGTATGATCATATAACTTCAGCCATTGGTGGCGCTATTGCAGCAACACATGGAGCCAATTTCCTTTGCTATGTAACACCAGCTGAGCATTTAAGACTTCCTGATTTATCTGATGTTAGAGAAGGAATTATTGCATCGAAAATTGCAGCTCATGCAGCAGACATTGCTAATGGACTTCCAGGGGCTAGAGATAGAGATGATGCAATGGCAGATGCTCGTCAAAAACTTGATTGGGAAGAGATGTTCAAGATTGCTATTGATGGGAAAAAGGCTAGAGAATATTTTGAAAGTGTACCACCAGAAGATATGCATAGCTGTTCTATGTGCGGGAAAATGTGTGCAGTAAGAACAACTAACAGAATTTTAAATGGCGATAAAGTGGAGCTTCTTGACCAGAAATAA